A window of the Oscillospiraceae bacterium NTUH-002-81 genome harbors these coding sequences:
- the rpe gene encoding ribulose-phosphate 3-epimerase, which produces MYILAPSILSADFAVLGSDVKRAVDAGAKYVHIDVMDGQFVPRISFGDPIVASLRPVTDAFLDVHLMVEEPGRFTDIYQKSGADGMTVHVEACKDVRATLEGIRAAGMRCGVTLNPATPLETIEPVLDLVDMVLIMSVQPGLGGQKYIPSSTDKIRRLKAMLDARGSKADIQVDGGVSAANLREVLDAGANIIVAGSAVFGGDIEGKTRALMSVLDEYNQR; this is translated from the coding sequence ATGTATATACTGGCACCTTCGATTTTATCCGCAGATTTTGCGGTGCTGGGCAGTGATGTGAAGCGGGCGGTGGACGCCGGCGCGAAATATGTGCACATTGATGTGATGGACGGCCAGTTTGTGCCGCGGATCAGCTTTGGCGACCCCATCGTGGCGTCCCTGCGGCCCGTGACAGATGCCTTTCTGGATGTACATCTGATGGTGGAGGAGCCGGGACGGTTTACGGATATTTATCAAAAATCCGGGGCAGACGGCATGACCGTCCATGTGGAAGCCTGCAAGGATGTGCGGGCAACGCTGGAGGGCATCAGGGCGGCAGGCATGCGCTGCGGCGTGACGCTGAATCCGGCTACCCCACTGGAAACGATTGAGCCGGTGCTGGATCTGGTGGACATGGTGCTCATCATGAGCGTGCAGCCGGGACTGGGCGGTCAGAAATACATCCCGTCCTCCACAGACAAGATCCGTCGGCTGAAAGCCATGCTGGATGCCCGGGGCAGCAAGGCCGACATTCAGGTGGACGGCGGTGTGTCGGCAGCCAATCTGCGGGAGGTGCTGGACGCCGGGGCCAATATCATCGTGGCCGGTTCTGCCGTGTTCGGCGGTGATATCGAGGGTAAGACCCGGGCACTGATGTCTGTGCTGGATGAGTATAATCAACGGTAG